A genomic window from Bicyclus anynana chromosome 11, ilBicAnyn1.1, whole genome shotgun sequence includes:
- the LOC112056504 gene encoding serine-threonine kinase receptor-associated protein isoform X2 produces the protein MSTLKQVPLTCGGHTRPVVHLDFSDVTKDGYFLISACKDGKPMLRQGETGDWIGTFEGHKGAVWGVALTQNANLAASGAADFTAKLWDARFGEVVHTFEHEHIVKSVNFNFDDTLLLTASNEKIIRVFDLNKPDAGPVDKIAAHTNSIRHAVFLNKSRIVSVSDDLTMRVWDRSSGQEVRKVEFTSIPNSLELSRDGAVLTVAHGTTVSFYASDTMRKMREFSVPTKCYSASLAPSRATFVCGGEDLKVYKFDYNTGTELESNKGHFGPVHCVRWSPDGELYATGSEDGTVRLWQAVPGRVYGLWRRSSDHQPIANGFKEVAAN, from the exons atgtcaacCTTAAAACAAGTTCCTCTAACATGCGGTGGCCATACTAGACCTGTAGTGCACTTGGATTTTAGTGACGTTACAAAGGATGGATATTTTTTGATTTCGGCCTGCAAAG ATGGCAAACCCATGTTGCGGCAAGGTGAGACTGGAGACTGGATTGGAACTTTTGAAGGTCACAAAGGTGCTGTATGGGGTGTAGCTTTAACACAAAACGCCAACTTAGCGGCCAGTGGAGCAGCAGATTTCACAG CGAAACTGTGGGACGCGAGGTTCGGCGAAGTGGTGCACACGTTCGAGCACGAGCACATCGTGAAGAGCGTCAACTTCAACTTTGACGACACCCTGCTGCTGACGGCCAGCAACGAGAAGATCATACGGGTCTTCGATCTGAACAAGCCGGACGCGGGCC CTGTGGACAAAATAGCCGCGCACACGAACAGCATACGGCACGCCGTGTTCCTAAACAAATCGCGCATCGTCAGTGTCAGCGACGACCTCACCATGCGCGTGTGGGACCGCTCCAGCGGACAG gaaGTACGAAAGGTAGAATTCACTTCGATCCCAAATAGTTTAGAACTGTCCAGAGATGGAGCTGTATTGACTGTAGCCCACG GCACAACCGTGTCGTTCTACGCGTCGGACACGATGCGCAAGATGCGCGAGTTCTCCGTGCCCACCAAGTGCTACTCCGCGTCGCTGGCGCCCAGCCGCGCCACCTTCGTCTGCGGCGGCGAGGACCTCAAAGTGTACAAGTTTGACTACAACACTGGCACCGAACTCG AGTCAAACAAGGGTCACTTCGGGCCCGTGCACTGCGTGCGGTGGTCGCCGGACGGCGAGCTGTACGCCACGGGGTCGGAGGACGGCACGGTGCGGCTGTGGCAGGCGGTGCCGGGCCGCGTGTACGGGCTGTGGCGCCGCAGCAGCGACCACCAGCCCATCGCCAACGGGTTCAAGGAGGTGGCCGCCAACTGA
- the LOC112056504 gene encoding serine-threonine kinase receptor-associated protein isoform X1: MSTLKQVPLTCGGHTRPVVHLDFSDVTKDGYFLISACKDGKPMLRQGETGDWIGTFEGHKGAVWGVALTQNANLAASGAADFTAKLWDARFGEVVHTFEHEHIVKSVNFNFDDTLLLTASNEKIIRVFDLNKPDAGPVDKIAAHTNSIRHAVFLNKSRIVSVSDDLTMRVWDRSSGQEVRKVEFTSIPNSLELSRDGAVLTVAHGTTVSFYASDTMRKMREFSVPTKCYSASLAPSRATFVCGGEDLKVYKFDYNTGTELGKIYVCVQAQAQPCRSTRRTRCARCASSPCPPSATPRRWRPAAPPSSAAARTSKCTSLTTTLAPNSSQTRVTSGPCTACGGRRTASCTPRGRRTARCGCGRRCRAACTGCGAAAATTSPSPTGSRRWPPTDPPQTYPVMRRIMCNQNRSLGVDTARRREDSSHQVV, from the exons atgtcaacCTTAAAACAAGTTCCTCTAACATGCGGTGGCCATACTAGACCTGTAGTGCACTTGGATTTTAGTGACGTTACAAAGGATGGATATTTTTTGATTTCGGCCTGCAAAG ATGGCAAACCCATGTTGCGGCAAGGTGAGACTGGAGACTGGATTGGAACTTTTGAAGGTCACAAAGGTGCTGTATGGGGTGTAGCTTTAACACAAAACGCCAACTTAGCGGCCAGTGGAGCAGCAGATTTCACAG CGAAACTGTGGGACGCGAGGTTCGGCGAAGTGGTGCACACGTTCGAGCACGAGCACATCGTGAAGAGCGTCAACTTCAACTTTGACGACACCCTGCTGCTGACGGCCAGCAACGAGAAGATCATACGGGTCTTCGATCTGAACAAGCCGGACGCGGGCC CTGTGGACAAAATAGCCGCGCACACGAACAGCATACGGCACGCCGTGTTCCTAAACAAATCGCGCATCGTCAGTGTCAGCGACGACCTCACCATGCGCGTGTGGGACCGCTCCAGCGGACAG gaaGTACGAAAGGTAGAATTCACTTCGATCCCAAATAGTTTAGAACTGTCCAGAGATGGAGCTGTATTGACTGTAGCCCACG GCACAACCGTGTCGTTCTACGCGTCGGACACGATGCGCAAGATGCGCGAGTTCTCCGTGCCCACCAAGTGCTACTCCGCGTCGCTGGCGCCCAGCCGCGCCACCTTCGTCTGCGGCGGCGAGGACCTCAAAGTGTACAAGTTTGACTACAACACTGGCACCGAACTCGGTAAGATATATGTTTGTGTCCAGGCACAGGCACAACCGTGTCGTTCTACGCGTCGGACACGATGCGCAAGATGCGCGAGTTCTCCGTGCCCACCAAGTGCTACTCCGCGTCGCTGGCGCCCAGCCGCGCCACCTTCGTCTGCGGCGGCGAGGACCTCAAAGTGTACAAGTTTGACTACAACACTGGCACCGAACTCG AGTCAAACAAGGGTCACTTCGGGCCCGTGCACTGCGTGCGGTGGTCGCCGGACGGCGAGCTGTACGCCACGGGGTCGGAGGACGGCACGGTGCGGCTGTGGCAGGCGGTGCCGGGCCGCGTGTACGGGCTGTGGCGCCGCAGCAGCGACCACCAGCCCATCGCCAACGGGTTCAAGGAGGTGGCCGCCAACTGACCCGCCCCAGACCTATCC AGTGATGAGGAGGATAATGTGCAATCAAAATCGATCGCTTGGTGTTGATACCGCGCGCCGTCGCGAAGATAGCAGCCACCAAGTCGTTTGA
- the LOC112056505 gene encoding signal peptidase complex subunit 1, which yields MDFFTSIPTHIDYVGQAKAEKLYRAIITLFSIVGFIWGYIVQQFSQSVYILGAGFILAAILTLPPWPMYRRNPLNWQNPRNPEEKTSSKKKK from the coding sequence atggATTTCTTCACTTCCATTCCAACTCACATAGACTACGTCGGTCAAGCAAAAGCAGAGAAATTGTACAGAgcaattataacattatttagCATCGTCGGTTTCATTTGGGGCTACATAGTACAACAATTTTCCCAATCGGTTTATATTTTGGGTGCTGGATTCATACTGGCTGCTATATTAACCCTACCACCGTGGCCAATGTATCGGAGAAATCCTCTGAATTGGCAAAACCCAAGGAATCCCGAAGAGAAGACTTCAAGCAAAAAGAAGAAATAG